A window from Dermacentor albipictus isolate Rhodes 1998 colony chromosome 10, USDA_Dalb.pri_finalv2, whole genome shotgun sequence encodes these proteins:
- the cn gene encoding kynurenine 3-monooxygenase — MAATEDSLAVVGGGLVGSLCACLLGNRGFQVDLYESREDIREQEHVAGRSINLALSVRGRAALALVGLEEEVIERHAIPMHGRLIHNTDGTRKPIPYGRKGQSIFSVGRRYLNEVLLSACEANPNVRLHFRHKLQSADLDQAELNFRGPDGKEVRVHHRAVLGCDGAYSAVRRQMLRRPMFNYSQTYIPHGYLELCIPPTKDGEFAMEVNYLHIWPRGEFMLIALPNQDKTYTATLFMPFAVFDGLTDRQKLLSFFDKYFPDAVPLIGKDHLVKSFFAVKASPMVMIKCKPYNVFDRSLILGDAAHAMVPFYGQGMNAGFEDCCLLNELLDAHGHNLKAIFEEFTETRNPDVEAMCDLALYNYVEMRHLVNSTSFLIRKKFDLFLNTILPNFWIPLYTTVTFTRIRYHECVKNRAWQDKVLSRLMNGTLVSVAVAVLAAGLKWLQLYYYP, encoded by the exons GTGGGATCACTATGCGCCTGCCTTCTCGGCAACCGTGGCTTCCAAGTCGACCTCTACGAGTCCAGAGAAG acatcCGCGAGCAGGAGCACGTGGCTGGTCGGAGCATCAACCTGGCGCTGTCTGTGCGCGGACGCGCCGCGCTGGCACTGGTGGGGCTGGAGGAGGAGGTTATCGAGCGGCACGCCATCCCCATGCACGGGCGCCTCATTCACAACACGGACGGCACGCGCAAGCCCATCCCGTACGGCAGGAAGGGACAG AGTATTTTCTCCGTGGGTCGCCGCTACCTCAACGAGGTCCTTCTTTCCG CTTGCGAAGCCAACCCCAACGTGCGGCTGCACTTCCGGCACAAGCTGCAGTCGGCCGACCTGGACCAGGCGGAGCTCAACTTTCGCGG CCCTGACGGCAAGGAGGTCCGCGTGCACCACCGCGCGGTGCTCGGCTGCGACGGCGCCTACTCGGCGGTGAGGCGCCAGATGCTGCGGCGACCCATGTTCAACTACTCGCAGACCTACATCCCGCACGGGTACCTCGAGCTCTGCATACCGCCCACGAAGGACGGAGAG TTTGCGATGGAGGTGAATTACCTGCACATCTGGCCCCGTGGCGAGTTCATGCTGATCGCACTGCCCAACCAGGACAAGACGTACACAGCTACGCTGTTCATGCCGTTCGCCGTGTTCGATGGGCTCACCGACCGACAGAAGCTGTTGAGCTTCTTCGACAAGTACTTCCCGGATGCAGTGCCTCTTATTGGAAA GGACCACCTGGTCAAGAGTTTCTTTGCTGTGAAGGCATCGCCTATGGTCATGATCAAG TGCAAGCCATACAACGTGTTCGACAGGTCCCTGATCCTTGGTGATGCGGCGCATGCTATGGTTCCTTTCTACGGCCAGGGGATGAACGCG GGTTTCGAGGACTGTTGTCTTCTGAATGAGCTCCTGGACGCCCACGGCCACAACTTGA AGGCCATCTTCGAGGAATTCACCGAGACGAGGAATCCCGACGTGGAGGCAATGTGCGACCTGGCCCTGTACAACTACGTAGAG ATGCGTCACCTCGTGAACTCCACTTCGTTCTTGATACGGAAAAAGTTCGACCTCTTCTTGAACACGATCCTACCGAACTTCTGGATACCGCTCTACACTACG gTTACGTTTACAAGGATTAGGTACCACGAATGCGTCAAGAATAGAGCGTGGCAGGACAAG GTACTGTCGCGCCTCATGAACGGCACCTTGGTGAGCGTCGCTGTTGCAGTGCTGGCGGCCGGCTTGAAGTGGCTTCAGCTGTACTACTACCCGTAA